A genomic segment from Myxococcales bacterium encodes:
- a CDS encoding trypsin-like serine protease, whose translation MKSASPWSLVPTRPLAHGLFTLALAAVASLGGVACGDQGDSDTAGGEPDEAAIMGGARDSAHPAAGLLMAGEPKAGDSSPPTCGGTLVAPNVVLTAAHCMGQTLSAFYLGQGVPITIFDERTKALKSMRRFAVREVMVFPSFEVARAFRPDGSIDSGYVCGREIIDVALVRLDKPVTDVTPVPLGDAPSVGAACEVVGYSTHKDPARDFETTHERRVAHRRVREAAPYRLFSDSLDGATRQGDSGGGLFCDGRIVGVLSCTPKWNPGASATYDDHARFDVVRGWVDFQIGRWK comes from the coding sequence ATGAAGTCTGCGAGCCCTTGGTCGCTCGTGCCGACTCGCCCGCTCGCTCATGGACTATTTACGCTCGCCCTCGCGGCGGTGGCGTCCCTTGGCGGCGTGGCTTGCGGCGACCAAGGCGACTCGGACACGGCGGGAGGCGAGCCCGACGAGGCCGCGATCATGGGGGGTGCGCGCGACTCCGCGCATCCCGCCGCCGGGCTCTTGATGGCTGGCGAGCCCAAGGCCGGCGACTCGTCGCCGCCGACCTGCGGCGGCACGCTCGTGGCCCCGAACGTGGTGCTCACGGCAGCGCACTGCATGGGGCAAACGCTCAGCGCGTTCTACTTGGGTCAGGGCGTGCCCATCACGATCTTCGACGAGCGCACCAAGGCGCTCAAGTCGATGCGCCGCTTCGCCGTGCGCGAGGTCATGGTGTTTCCGTCGTTCGAGGTCGCGCGAGCCTTTCGGCCCGACGGCTCCATCGACAGCGGCTACGTCTGCGGTCGCGAGATCATCGACGTGGCGTTGGTGCGCCTCGACAAACCCGTGACCGACGTGACGCCGGTGCCGCTCGGCGACGCGCCGAGCGTGGGCGCGGCCTGCGAGGTCGTCGGCTACAGCACGCACAAAGATCCGGCTCGCGACTTCGAGACCACCCACGAGCGGCGGGTGGCCCATCGGCGCGTTCGCGAGGCGGCGCCCTACCGCCTCTTCTCCGACAGCCTCGACGGCGCGACGCGCCAAGGCGACTCAGGCGGCGGCCTCTTCTGTGACGGGCGCATCGTGGGCGTCCTCTCGTGCACCCCCAAGTGGAACCCGGGCGCGAGCGCGACCTACGACGATCACGCGCGCTTCGACGTCGTTCGCGGCTGGGTCGACTTTCAGATCGGCCGCTGGAAATGA
- a CDS encoding DUF4375 domain-containing protein: MKSPDPSAVIEANIAVVNGLFAQHLEAQEISRDALRSYYVDYYLAQMQNGGFSQFVYNASASGEVFTLVTEGLESMGAKKHLALFEKGVEGLVALGQKKVKEFLASEYFGTNKTRDALAKIDDAFYRLQEKEELTTLNARWLKGHADLVALPAAKLDAELKRRGARLPDRARRIAKALAAEPRYLQLIRALCKRAGHELDRVTAGDPSYKHDGASTVAWHFLTDRGHFFMVESKGKAHMLDGKTKKSVASVAAPA; encoded by the coding sequence TTGAAGAGCCCCGACCCGTCGGCGGTCATCGAGGCGAACATCGCCGTCGTCAACGGCCTCTTCGCGCAGCACTTGGAGGCCCAGGAGATCTCCCGCGACGCGCTTCGCAGCTACTACGTCGACTACTACCTGGCGCAGATGCAAAACGGCGGCTTCTCGCAGTTCGTCTACAACGCCAGCGCGTCGGGCGAGGTCTTCACGCTCGTCACCGAGGGCCTCGAGTCGATGGGCGCCAAGAAGCACCTGGCGCTCTTTGAGAAGGGCGTCGAGGGGCTCGTGGCGCTCGGCCAAAAGAAGGTGAAGGAGTTCCTCGCCAGCGAGTACTTCGGAACGAACAAGACCCGCGACGCGCTCGCCAAAATCGACGACGCCTTCTACCGGCTGCAAGAGAAGGAAGAGCTCACCACGCTGAACGCACGCTGGCTCAAGGGGCACGCGGACCTCGTGGCGCTGCCGGCCGCCAAGCTGGACGCAGAGCTCAAGCGCCGAGGGGCGCGGCTGCCCGATCGCGCGCGTCGTATCGCGAAGGCGTTGGCCGCCGAACCGAGATACCTCCAGTTGATCCGTGCGCTATGCAAGCGCGCGGGCCACGAGCTCGATCGCGTCACGGCGGGCGATCCGAGCTACAAGCACGACGGCGCCAGCACCGTCGCGTGGCACTTCCTCACCGATCGGGGGCACTTCTTCATGGTGGAGAGCAAGGGCAAGGCCCACATGCTCGACGGCAAGACGAAGAAGAGCGTCGCCTCGGTAGCGGCTCCTGCCTGA
- the gnd gene encoding decarboxylating NADP(+)-dependent phosphogluconate dehydrogenase — protein MSNADFGLVGLAVMGENLVLNMESRGFRVAVFNRTTTRVDEFIKGRGAGKNLVGTHSLKELVAALKKPRRVMIMVKAGGAVDAVLDELVPLLEAGDIVIDGGNTHFPDTDRREKRLRDKGLYFIGAGVSGGEEGALTGPSIMPGGAKEAWPAVAPVFQAIAAKVDGAPCCEWIGPAGSGHYVKMVHNGIEYGDMQLIGEAYHLLSSLGGLDAKALAGVFGRYDEGPLDSYLIEVTRDVFGTVDPETGKPLVDLILDVAGQKGTGKWTVGSAADLGIPLTLIGEAVFARCISAQKDERVRASERLAGPKPSRVDAAELEKHVEQALYAAKIVSYAQGFALLRAMAKDSKWPLDYGSIAMMWRGGCIIRSAFLGKIKEAFEKNADLENLMLDEFFQGALARAQEGWRRVLGLAVQNGIPTPAMSAALAYYDAYRTARLPANLLQAQRDFFGAHTYERTDKARGQFFHTNWTGHGGTTSSTTYNA, from the coding sequence ATGTCGAACGCGGATTTTGGTCTCGTGGGCCTGGCCGTCATGGGCGAAAACCTGGTCCTCAACATGGAGAGCCGAGGCTTTCGGGTGGCGGTCTTCAACCGCACCACGACCCGCGTCGATGAGTTCATCAAGGGCCGGGGCGCCGGGAAAAATCTCGTCGGGACGCACTCCCTGAAGGAGCTGGTGGCGGCCCTCAAAAAGCCGCGACGCGTCATGATCATGGTCAAGGCCGGTGGCGCCGTCGACGCAGTCTTGGACGAGCTCGTCCCGCTGCTCGAAGCCGGTGACATCGTCATCGACGGCGGCAACACGCACTTCCCCGACACCGACCGCCGCGAGAAGCGGCTTCGTGACAAGGGCCTCTACTTCATCGGCGCCGGCGTCTCGGGCGGCGAAGAGGGCGCCCTCACCGGTCCTTCGATCATGCCCGGCGGCGCCAAAGAAGCGTGGCCCGCGGTCGCGCCCGTGTTCCAGGCCATCGCCGCGAAGGTCGACGGCGCGCCGTGTTGCGAGTGGATCGGCCCCGCCGGCTCGGGCCACTACGTGAAGATGGTGCACAACGGCATCGAGTACGGCGACATGCAGCTCATCGGCGAGGCGTACCACCTGCTCTCGTCGCTCGGCGGTCTCGACGCGAAGGCCCTCGCCGGCGTCTTCGGTCGTTACGACGAAGGGCCCCTCGACAGCTACCTCATCGAAGTGACCCGCGACGTCTTCGGCACCGTCGATCCGGAGACCGGCAAGCCGCTCGTCGATCTCATCTTGGACGTGGCCGGCCAGAAGGGCACCGGCAAGTGGACCGTCGGCTCCGCCGCCGATCTCGGCATTCCCCTGACGCTCATCGGCGAAGCCGTCTTCGCGCGGTGCATCTCCGCGCAGAAGGACGAGCGCGTTCGCGCGAGCGAGCGCCTCGCGGGACCCAAGCCGTCGCGCGTCGACGCCGCCGAGCTCGAGAAACACGTGGAGCAGGCGCTCTACGCCGCGAAGATTGTCTCGTATGCGCAAGGCTTCGCGCTCCTCCGAGCGATGGCGAAGGACTCCAAGTGGCCGCTCGACTACGGCAGCATCGCCATGATGTGGCGCGGTGGCTGCATCATCCGGAGCGCCTTCTTGGGCAAGATCAAGGAGGCCTTCGAGAAGAACGCCGACCTCGAGAACCTCATGCTCGATGAGTTCTTCCAAGGCGCGCTCGCGCGCGCGCAAGAAGGCTGGCGCCGCGTGCTCGGCCTCGCCGTCCAGAACGGCATCCCCACGCCGGCCATGAGCGCCGCGCTCGCCTACTACGACGCGTACCGAACGGCGCGCCTCCCGGCGAACTTGCTCCAAGCGCAGCGCGACTTCTTCGGCGCGCACACCTACGAGCGGACCGACAAGGCGCGCGGCCAGTTCTTCCACACGAACTGGACCGGCCACGGCGGCACGACGTCGAGCACCACGTACAACGCGTAG
- a CDS encoding FprA family A-type flavoprotein, which translates to MAHTVLFDNGTHKNVLLEDVSGEGLAVQANQYVIVDGKAGMILDPGGHKVYSKVLSNTLGLLTGGAKLETIFLSHQDPDIVAAVNGWLMTTDATAHVSALWTRFVAHFGLDRLVESRLLPIPDEGKVLTLGASKLPVVPAHFLHSPGNFQIYDPISKILYSGDLGASLGAGYIEVPDFEAHLKFMTGFHKRYMANGKAMKLWADMARTLDLECIAPQHGAIFRGKEKVKAFIDWASDFPCGTDLMDAYRVPAA; encoded by the coding sequence ATGGCGCACACTGTTCTGTTCGACAACGGCACCCACAAGAACGTCCTCTTAGAGGACGTCTCCGGCGAGGGCCTGGCGGTCCAAGCCAACCAGTACGTCATCGTCGATGGCAAGGCGGGGATGATCCTCGATCCCGGCGGTCACAAGGTCTACTCGAAGGTCCTCAGCAACACCCTCGGCTTGCTCACCGGTGGCGCGAAGCTCGAGACGATCTTCTTGTCGCACCAAGACCCGGACATCGTCGCCGCCGTCAACGGCTGGCTCATGACGACCGACGCGACAGCGCACGTCTCTGCCCTGTGGACCCGCTTCGTAGCCCACTTCGGGCTCGATCGGCTCGTCGAGTCGCGACTCCTCCCGATCCCTGACGAGGGCAAGGTCCTGACGCTCGGCGCCAGCAAGCTGCCAGTGGTCCCGGCCCACTTCCTCCACTCACCGGGCAACTTCCAGATCTACGATCCGATCTCCAAGATTCTCTACAGCGGCGACCTCGGCGCCTCCCTCGGCGCCGGTTACATCGAGGTCCCTGACTTCGAGGCGCACCTCAAGTTCATGACGGGATTCCACAAGCGCTACATGGCCAACGGCAAGGCCATGAAGCTGTGGGCCGACATGGCGCGCACCCTCGATCTCGAGTGCATCGCTCCGCAGCACGGCGCGATCTTCCGTGGCAAGGAGAAGGTGAAGGCGTTCATCGATTGGGCCAGCGACTTCCCCTGCGGAACGGACCTCATGGACGCCTATCGTGTGCCCGCAGCCTGA
- a CDS encoding protein-glutamate O-methyltransferase family protein, producing the protein MVKRPPSIRTDASNRFAHHTMRVRFPAILERVIADLSPSMQQAKDAVRALADEVLGDKPIGPLQGPAPDLDQWAAPFASHASDTWLATDWFFAETYLYRRMIEAVRYFETEVDPFAVTKADDLAKPATWESVEAARSAPSLGHEARIMMLLEAALWGNRLDLSYAGAAALGMHASVSDLIVDDRSRALSLLLRRDARIALVADNTGAELLLDLVLAAALIEGGAREVVVHVKGHPTFVSDAIAADVRTALSRLGAVHEAHFHAGRLRIAPDVFWNSPAFIDHVPPHLAFALARCDVAIVKGDANYRRLVGDAIWAPITAPRSASGPLPCPFLALRTLKSDPIVGLPGGLAEKLDVESSLWRVDGKRGVAQLFSA; encoded by the coding sequence ATGGTGAAGCGCCCGCCTTCCATTCGGACCGACGCCTCCAATCGCTTCGCGCACCACACCATGCGCGTGCGATTTCCTGCGATCCTCGAGCGCGTCATCGCCGACCTCTCGCCGAGCATGCAACAGGCGAAGGATGCGGTGCGAGCGCTCGCCGACGAGGTGCTCGGCGACAAGCCGATTGGGCCCCTCCAAGGGCCCGCGCCCGACCTCGACCAGTGGGCCGCGCCGTTCGCCTCGCACGCCAGCGACACATGGCTGGCGACCGATTGGTTCTTCGCCGAGACGTACCTCTATCGGCGCATGATCGAGGCCGTTCGCTACTTCGAGACCGAGGTGGATCCGTTCGCCGTCACGAAGGCCGACGACCTCGCGAAGCCGGCGACGTGGGAGTCCGTGGAGGCGGCGCGCTCGGCGCCGTCACTCGGGCACGAGGCGCGGATCATGATGCTCCTCGAGGCGGCGCTCTGGGGCAACCGGCTCGATCTCAGCTACGCCGGCGCGGCCGCCCTCGGCATGCACGCGTCGGTCTCCGATCTCATCGTCGACGATCGCTCGCGTGCGCTTTCGCTGCTCCTGCGCCGTGACGCGCGCATCGCGCTCGTGGCCGACAACACCGGCGCCGAGCTGCTCCTCGATCTCGTGCTCGCGGCGGCGCTCATCGAAGGCGGCGCGCGTGAGGTCGTGGTTCACGTCAAAGGGCATCCGACCTTCGTCAGCGACGCGATCGCCGCGGATGTGCGCACCGCGCTCTCGCGGCTCGGCGCTGTGCACGAGGCTCACTTTCACGCGGGACGCCTCCGCATCGCGCCCGACGTCTTCTGGAATTCGCCGGCCTTCATCGACCACGTCCCGCCGCACCTCGCCTTCGCGTTGGCGCGATGCGACGTGGCCATCGTGAAGGGCGACGCCAACTATCGCCGCTTGGTCGGCGACGCCATTTGGGCGCCGATCACGGCGCCGCGGTCGGCGAGCGGTCCCTTGCCGTGTCCGTTCCTCGCGCTCCGCACGCTGAAGAGCGACCCCATCGTGGGCCTGCCCGGAGGGCTTGCGGAGAAGCTCGACGTCGAAAGCTCCCTGTGGCGCGTCGACGGCAAACGAGGCGTCGCCCAGCTCTTCAGCGCCTAG
- a CDS encoding response regulator: MCPQPEEPSLPVVLVVEDEPTLRASIVRGLSRAVRASIVGAGSVAEARQIIEERAPSMMISDIDLPDGTGLELVAHLDARERHVPIVFVSSYVRHYEGRVPTRAGIETYEKPLPLERLRHIVESALARGSTPDPSPFCAADYLQLAGIGRKSVLVHVKTSQLTGRIFVRGGAVLAAEDSLGVGMAAFRRIVFAEGEVSCRALRAGDEPAPNLEGNCEELLMEAARLNDEASITTSGEYSATGRTSRFPSLPPSRFSLPAPPIRPSSPPASVRANGDPFEEAYGSGVDALLERRYEDAFALFTKANGMRPGDSRVSANLARLATLLESKNTG; this comes from the coding sequence GTGTGCCCGCAGCCTGAAGAGCCCTCGCTGCCCGTCGTGCTCGTCGTGGAAGACGAGCCGACGCTCCGCGCGTCCATCGTGCGGGGCCTCTCGCGGGCAGTTCGCGCATCCATCGTCGGCGCAGGGAGCGTCGCCGAAGCGCGCCAAATCATCGAGGAGCGCGCGCCGTCGATGATGATCTCCGACATCGATCTCCCAGACGGGACGGGCCTCGAGCTCGTCGCTCACCTCGACGCACGCGAACGGCACGTACCCATCGTGTTCGTGTCGTCCTACGTTCGTCACTACGAAGGGCGCGTCCCCACGCGCGCAGGCATCGAGACCTACGAGAAGCCGCTCCCGCTCGAGAGGCTTCGCCACATCGTCGAGAGCGCGTTGGCTCGCGGAAGCACGCCCGATCCCTCACCGTTCTGCGCGGCCGACTACCTGCAGCTCGCAGGCATCGGCCGCAAGTCGGTGCTCGTCCACGTGAAGACGAGCCAGCTCACCGGAAGGATCTTCGTGCGCGGCGGCGCCGTGCTCGCCGCCGAAGATTCGCTCGGCGTTGGCATGGCGGCCTTTCGCCGCATCGTCTTCGCCGAGGGTGAGGTGTCGTGTCGGGCCCTTCGCGCCGGCGACGAGCCCGCCCCGAACCTCGAGGGAAACTGCGAAGAGCTCCTCATGGAGGCCGCGCGGCTCAACGACGAGGCGAGCATCACGACCTCGGGCGAATACAGCGCGACGGGACGCACGAGCCGGTTTCCGTCGCTGCCGCCGTCACGATTCTCGTTGCCGGCGCCGCCGATTCGCCCCTCGTCTCCGCCCGCGTCGGTGCGAGCCAATGGTGACCCCTTCGAGGAAGCCTACGGCTCCGGCGTCGATGCGCTGCTGGAGCGCCGCTACGAAGACGCCTTCGCGCTCTTCACGAAGGCCAACGGCATGCGCCCCGGCGACTCACGGGTCAGCGCCAATCTCGCGCGACTCGCGACCTTGCTGGAGTCCAAGAACACCGGCTGA
- a CDS encoding ABC transporter permease subunit: MRRGALESAAVHCALTLASLASLYPVLWVVSLALSPRGLVDERGRAALLPSLSELSLANFTTLFASPFFFRQVASSLVISTATAIVAVAIATPAAYALARFPSAATEPSLRALLATQMFPAIGTAVPIYAILSALRLLDTRAGLVLVYASTAVPFAVFQLRGAFLTIPEALEEAALVDGATRFQAFVRVVLPAARPAISVTALFAFMSAWNEFILAATFLSREESYTLPVVLQRLVGEHGAAWGLFAAGSVVVSVPVMAIFYVLQKHIVGGLTAGGVKG, encoded by the coding sequence ATGCGACGAGGCGCGCTCGAATCGGCAGCGGTGCACTGCGCCCTCACGCTGGCGTCGCTCGCCTCGCTCTATCCGGTGCTCTGGGTCGTATCGCTGGCGCTCTCGCCGCGCGGCCTCGTTGACGAACGCGGGCGCGCGGCGCTGTTGCCGTCGTTGTCGGAGCTGTCGCTCGCGAACTTCACGACGCTCTTCGCGAGCCCGTTCTTCTTTCGCCAAGTGGCAAGCTCGCTCGTCATTTCGACGGCGACGGCCATCGTCGCCGTCGCCATCGCGACGCCGGCCGCCTACGCCCTGGCACGTTTTCCTTCCGCCGCCACCGAGCCCTCGCTCCGAGCGCTCTTGGCCACGCAGATGTTCCCGGCCATCGGGACGGCGGTGCCCATCTACGCGATCCTCTCGGCCCTGCGTCTCCTCGACACGCGCGCCGGCCTCGTCTTGGTCTACGCGTCGACGGCCGTGCCCTTTGCCGTCTTCCAATTGCGCGGCGCGTTCTTGACGATCCCGGAGGCGCTCGAGGAGGCGGCGCTCGTCGACGGCGCCACTCGCTTTCAGGCCTTCGTGCGCGTCGTCCTCCCGGCGGCTCGTCCCGCCATCAGCGTGACGGCGCTCTTCGCGTTCATGAGCGCGTGGAACGAGTTCATCCTCGCCGCGACGTTCCTCTCTCGTGAGGAGAGCTACACCTTGCCCGTCGTCTTGCAGCGGCTCGTCGGCGAGCACGGCGCGGCCTGGGGGCTCTTTGCCGCGGGCTCCGTCGTCGTGAGCGTGCCCGTCATGGCGATCTTCTATGTGCTCCAAAAGCACATCGTCGGCGGGCTCACGGCCGGCGGCGTCAAAGGCTGA
- a CDS encoding SDR family NAD(P)-dependent oxidoreductase, giving the protein MLPPSTSPTRAVITGAASGLGRAFALELARPGAALILGDVDLTGAEATADKARAAGARVTALRCDVSRVDDVRALATASDALGQGEELVINCAGVAVSGEVGVVPLEDWRHIVEINLMGVVHGCHVFAPRMRTARSGHILNVASLAGLLGTPGMAPYNATKFAVVGLSEALLQELAPHGVGVTVLCPSFFPTNIVEAARRHGGGDEVNVARALMAESKLDAAGVARAALDACRKGRFYSVPMADAKAAWAAKRASPELWVKTLAPRLADLLRRRFANKPTPNEA; this is encoded by the coding sequence ATGCTCCCGCCCTCCACGTCGCCCACCCGGGCCGTCATCACCGGCGCCGCCAGTGGCCTTGGTCGCGCCTTCGCCCTCGAACTCGCGAGGCCCGGCGCCGCGCTGATTCTCGGCGACGTCGACCTCACCGGCGCCGAGGCTACCGCGGACAAGGCTCGCGCCGCCGGCGCCCGCGTTACCGCCCTTCGCTGCGACGTGTCGCGTGTGGACGACGTGCGCGCGCTTGCCACCGCGAGCGACGCGCTCGGTCAGGGCGAAGAGCTCGTCATCAACTGCGCCGGCGTCGCCGTCTCCGGCGAGGTGGGCGTCGTGCCACTCGAGGACTGGCGTCACATCGTCGAGATCAACCTGATGGGCGTCGTCCACGGCTGCCACGTCTTCGCGCCCCGCATGCGCACCGCTCGTTCGGGTCACATCCTCAACGTCGCGTCGCTCGCGGGCCTGCTCGGCACGCCCGGCATGGCGCCCTACAACGCCACGAAGTTCGCCGTCGTGGGGCTCTCGGAGGCGCTGCTTCAAGAGCTTGCGCCCCATGGCGTCGGCGTGACGGTCCTGTGCCCGTCGTTCTTCCCCACCAACATCGTCGAAGCAGCGCGCCGTCACGGCGGTGGCGACGAGGTCAACGTGGCCCGCGCACTCATGGCCGAATCGAAGCTCGACGCAGCGGGCGTTGCGCGCGCGGCGCTCGATGCGTGTCGCAAGGGCCGCTTCTATTCGGTGCCGATGGCCGACGCCAAGGCCGCGTGGGCTGCGAAGCGCGCCTCGCCCGAGCTGTGGGTCAAGACGCTGGCTCCGCGCCTCGCCGATCTCTTGCGCCGTCGCTTCGCGAACAAGCCGACTCCCAACGAGGCCTAA
- a CDS encoding OmpA family protein — protein MDPIARTRVPGEDVPVAVPAVLMAVGLLFVTTAVGAADDAVAPPPAVAPERPAPTALAPRPPPEIATPPVPVAAPTPKACGKLVLLYATGSAEGPGAAAAPLDKLAQYFVGNPSAHALVEGHADATGNEIDNLRLSRDRAQWVATKLAERGLAKGRVTVRGLGAFSPVEGQPETESVNRRVVVTVHGGSGCAPVPEEEVK, from the coding sequence ATGGACCCCATAGCCCGTACGCGAGTCCCCGGCGAAGACGTGCCGGTCGCCGTCCCCGCGGTGCTCATGGCCGTCGGCCTCCTCTTCGTCACGACGGCCGTCGGTGCCGCCGACGACGCCGTCGCGCCACCGCCGGCCGTTGCCCCGGAGAGGCCCGCGCCGACCGCCCTAGCGCCCCGCCCGCCGCCCGAGATCGCGACGCCACCGGTGCCCGTGGCTGCGCCAACCCCCAAGGCCTGCGGCAAGCTCGTGCTGCTCTACGCGACAGGCTCTGCCGAAGGTCCCGGCGCCGCGGCGGCCCCTCTCGACAAGCTGGCCCAATACTTCGTCGGCAACCCGAGCGCTCACGCGCTCGTCGAAGGGCACGCTGACGCGACGGGCAATGAGATCGACAACCTGCGCCTCAGCCGCGATCGCGCGCAGTGGGTCGCAACGAAGCTCGCCGAGCGGGGCCTCGCCAAGGGGCGCGTCACGGTGCGCGGCCTCGGCGCGTTCAGTCCCGTCGAGGGACAGCCTGAGACCGAGTCCGTCAATCGGCGCGTGGTGGTCACCGTGCATGGTGGGAGCGGCTGCGCGCCGGTTCCCGAGGAGGAGGTCAAATGA
- a CDS encoding 1-acyl-sn-glycerol-3-phosphate acyltransferase has protein sequence MLDLTLRRAPRALALATDGVQDWLSTGYAVSSVLTSIVVYDVVQRVAWRFGPDAQQDASRAMARSINRGARRSGATIRVRGLENVDQTKNYIVVSNHQSLLDISLLTEHLGKLNPRYVSKVELARGVPGVSYNLRRGGSALINRKDPAQSKAAIADLTRRVRDEGVTAVIFPEGTRSKTGAMKPFKTGGLKELVRGAPNTLILPVTSYGGSELFSRNMKPLVRGVELGMVFHKPMAAPPAALGDEAFTAFTDELQRVIASGLPQARN, from the coding sequence ATGCTGGACCTCACCCTTCGCCGCGCTCCCCGGGCCCTCGCGCTCGCCACGGATGGCGTCCAAGACTGGCTCTCCACGGGCTACGCCGTCTCGAGCGTCCTCACGTCCATCGTCGTTTACGACGTCGTGCAACGCGTCGCGTGGCGCTTCGGCCCCGACGCGCAACAAGACGCGTCGCGCGCCATGGCACGCTCCATCAACCGGGGCGCGCGCCGGTCCGGCGCGACGATCCGCGTGCGCGGCCTCGAGAACGTCGACCAGACCAAGAACTACATCGTGGTGTCGAACCACCAGTCGCTGCTCGACATCTCGCTGCTGACCGAGCACTTGGGCAAGCTCAACCCTCGCTACGTCTCGAAGGTCGAGCTGGCGCGTGGCGTCCCCGGTGTATCTTACAACCTTCGCCGCGGCGGCTCGGCGCTCATCAACCGCAAAGATCCGGCGCAGTCCAAGGCGGCCATCGCAGACCTCACGCGCCGCGTTCGCGACGAAGGTGTGACGGCGGTCATCTTCCCCGAGGGCACGCGCTCGAAGACCGGCGCGATGAAGCCGTTCAAAACGGGCGGCCTCAAGGAGCTCGTGCGCGGCGCGCCCAACACGCTCATCCTCCCGGTGACGAGCTACGGCGGCTCCGAGCTCTTCAGCCGCAACATGAAGCCGCTCGTGCGAGGCGTCGAGCTGGGCATGGTGTTCCACAAGCCGATGGCGGCGCCGCCGGCGGCCCTCGGCGACGAAGCGTTCACCGCCTTCACCGACGAGCTTCAGCGGGTCATCGCGAGCGGGCTGCCGCAGGCGCGAAACTGA